The following proteins come from a genomic window of Montipora foliosa isolate CH-2021 unplaced genomic scaffold, ASM3666993v2 scaffold_249, whole genome shotgun sequence:
- the LOC137986612 gene encoding GTP cyclohydrolase 1 feedback regulatory protein-like: MPYIIISTQIRLAIGPTICGDEWADPDLMKYLGAELVHTFGNSFKEYISSDPPRVVLNKMDLIGYKVIASTGVGQTITWTLYKADETTAEEGVES, from the exons ATGCCTTACATAATAATAAGCACGCAAATAAGATTG GCCATTGGACCTACCATTTGTGGCGATGAATGGGCAGACCCAGACCTGATGAAATATTTGGGTGCAGAATTGGTTCACACCTTTGGAAATAGTTT caAAGAATACATTTCCTCAGATCCACCTCGTGTTGTGCTGAACAAAATGGACCTAATTGGTTACAAAGTGATAGCCAGCACTGGTGTTGGACAAACAATAACATGGACATTGTACAAAGCAGATGAAACAACTGCTGAAGAAGGGGTAGAATCATAG